From Arachis stenosperma cultivar V10309 chromosome 2, arast.V10309.gnm1.PFL2, whole genome shotgun sequence, one genomic window encodes:
- the LOC130962031 gene encoding zinc finger CCCH domain-containing protein 48-like, producing MSVEKPTKCEQKDVEDVEDVATVAKASVDKSRNICKYWMTDNCVHGDLCQNLHSWFYGDGFSTLAKLHEHNKAITGIALPTGSNKLISGSTDGTVRAWDCNTGRCVHMIHLNSPVTSLISEGPWIFAGVKNAVKAWNIQTGADVTLDGPKGQILSLNVGNDILLAGAEDGVIYAWRCSFESPFKMVATLSGHSKAVVCLAIGCHKMLYSGSMDHSIKVWDLDTLQCTMTLNGHTDVVTSLICWDNFLLSASSDRTVNVWVCTEEGTLEVTYTHTHEIAVLGMYGMTDAEAKPILFCSCKDNSVRMFLERGRLFTRQEVRSFGIGPGGLFFTGDGTGLLNVWKWLEEPKVPT from the exons ATGTCTGTTGAGAAGCCAACTAAGTGTGAACAAAAGGATGTGGAAGATGTGGAAGATGTGGCCACTGTTGCTAAGGCTTCTGTGGATAAATCACGCAATATTTGCAAATATTGGATGACTGACAATTGTGTGCATGGTGACTTGTGTCAGAATTTGCATTCATGGTTTTATGGTGATGGGTTTTCTACGCTTGCAAAGCTTCATGAACACAACAAG GCAATCACTGGGATTGCACTGCCGACTGGTTCAAACAAACTTATTTCTGGTAGCACTGACGGCACAGTTCGGGCATGGGACTGCAACACTGGCCGTTGTGTTCACATGATCCATCTTAATTCTCCAGTTACCTCACTCATATCTGAGGGCCCATGGATTTTTGCCGGTGTGAAAAATGCTGTGAAGGCATGGAATATTCAGACGGGTGCAGATGTTACTCTTGATGGACCTAAAGGGCAAATCCTTTCCTTGAATGTTGGCAATGATATCCTCCTTGCTGGAGCAGAG GATGGTGTTATTTATGCTTGGAGATGCAGCTTTGAGTCTCCTTTCAAAATGGTTGCAACACTAAGTGGTCATAGTAAAGCAGTGGTTTGTCTTGCTATTGGATGTCACAAGATGCTTTATTCTGGATCCATGGACCATAGCATTAag GTTTGGGACCTTGATACATTACAGTGCACAATGACACTTAACGGCCATACCGACGTTGTCACATCACTTATTTGCTGGGACAATTTCTTGTTATCGGCTTCATCTGATCGCACAGTCAATGTTTGGGTGTGCACCGAGGAGGGAACTCTGGAAGTGACATACACTCACACTCACGAAATT GCTGTTCTTGGAATGTATGGGATGACTGATGCAGAGGCCAAGCCAATATTGTTCTGCTCGTGCAAAGATAATTCAGTTCGTAT GTTTCTAGAGAGAGGTCGACTATTTACAAGACAAGAAGTTCGATCCTTTGGGATAGGCCCTGGCGGACTCTTCTTCACTGGAGATGGGACTGGTTTGCTAAATGTGTGGAAATGGTTAGAAGAGCCTAAGGTGCCAACATAG